The stretch of DNA CTCTCGTTCCATCAAATATTTTATTCCGAACTTTATCGGGAAATTTATGTACGTGATGCTTCATATTTCAATATGAAGCCCAAAGTGATTGTACGGCCCGAAACA from Barnesiella propionica encodes:
- a CDS encoding FAD-binding oxidoreductase, coding for MNDPLSRDLSGFLSFHQIFYSELYREIYVRDASYFNMKPKVIVRPETTDRVHGYCRQPPVTEGE